In Candidatus Defluviibacterium haderslevense, the following are encoded in one genomic region:
- a CDS encoding archaeosortase/exosortase family protein: protein MGQNKSSITLEGVQEVFTKNKMLAYYIGVGLFILVYYLFSTTQIYNQYIQFPVAKLFSFISAQILNFFGFPTVIDDNQLTTGVSSISIAKGCDAIAVMIIYTASVIMLPNSSMKNKMQGIWIGLAVLMFANIIRILSLVFCNIYRPELFEFLHIEFWQIIFIFLGASMFLIWLNKYAYASK from the coding sequence ATGGGACAAAATAAGAGTTCAATAACATTAGAAGGAGTGCAAGAAGTGTTCACTAAAAATAAAATGCTTGCATATTATATTGGTGTGGGACTTTTTATTTTAGTTTATTATTTGTTTTCAACAACACAAATTTATAATCAGTATATTCAATTTCCAGTAGCTAAATTATTTAGTTTCATCAGTGCGCAAATCCTGAACTTTTTTGGATTTCCAACAGTAATTGATGACAACCAATTGACCACTGGAGTTAGTTCCATTAGTATAGCTAAAGGTTGTGATGCGATTGCTGTTATGATTATCTATACAGCTAGTGTAATTATGCTTCCGAACAGTTCTATGAAAAATAAAATGCAAGGCATTTGGATTGGATTAGCTGTATTGATGTTTGCGAATATCATTCGTATTCTTAGCCTTGTTTTTTGTAATATTTATAGACCTGAATTATTTGAATTTTTGCATATAGAATTTTGGCAAATCATTTTTATTTTTCTTGGCGCCAGTATGTTCCTCATTTGGTTAAATAAATATGCCTATGCATCCAAATAG
- the ruvX gene encoding Holliday junction resolvase RuvX, with protein sequence MARILAIDYGMKRCGIAVTDPLQLIATALDTIDTPLLESYILKYCSGEPVEKIIFGLPTHADGNDTSLTPVIRIFQEKLKKLLPAISFDFHDEAFSSSKAKETIFSMGIKKKQRRDKRLVDKISAVIILQEYLGHHIY encoded by the coding sequence ATGGCTAGAATTCTTGCTATCGATTATGGAATGAAACGTTGTGGCATCGCAGTGACTGATCCATTGCAACTAATTGCAACAGCATTAGATACTATTGATACCCCTTTGCTTGAATCCTACATTCTAAAATATTGTTCTGGAGAACCAGTTGAAAAAATAATTTTTGGTTTACCAACTCATGCCGATGGAAATGATACTTCCTTGACACCGGTCATTAGAATTTTTCAAGAAAAATTGAAAAAATTATTGCCAGCTATTTCTTTTGATTTTCATGATGAAGCGTTTAGTTCTTCCAAAGCCAAGGAAACTATATTTAGTATGGGTATTAAAAAAAAACAACGCAGGGATAAACGATTGGTTGACAAGATCAGCGCTGTGATAATACTCCAGGAATATTTGGGACATCATATTTATTAA
- a CDS encoding TatD family hydrolase gives MNWIDTHTHLYLEEFKLDLDQVIQRATENGLVNVLLPNIDVSTIPEVDAMCRDYPEIARGMMGLHPCSVNENYKHDLDIIGQKLYSNTYVGVGEVGLDLYWDKTNFEIQKQAFITQINWAKELNLPLSIHTREATAEALQIIEALQDGRIKGVFHCFGGSVEEARRVSDLGMYLGLGGVTTYKKSNLPDILNQFGLNRIVLETDAPYLTPVPHRGKRNESAYIPIIGSRIAEILSLDIREVSLITTKNAKEVFKL, from the coding sequence ATGAATTGGATTGATACTCACACCCATCTATATTTAGAAGAGTTTAAACTTGATCTGGATCAAGTCATTCAAAGAGCAACAGAAAATGGTTTGGTCAATGTTTTACTTCCCAATATTGATGTAAGTACGATTCCAGAAGTTGATGCAATGTGCCGTGACTATCCTGAAATAGCAAGAGGTATGATGGGCTTACATCCTTGTTCTGTTAATGAAAATTACAAACACGATTTAGATATCATTGGGCAAAAACTGTATTCAAATACTTATGTTGGTGTAGGAGAAGTTGGATTAGATTTATATTGGGACAAAACCAATTTTGAAATCCAAAAACAAGCCTTCATTACTCAAATTAATTGGGCTAAAGAATTAAATCTTCCCTTGAGTATTCATACTCGAGAAGCCACTGCTGAAGCTTTACAAATCATTGAGGCATTACAAGATGGGCGTATTAAGGGTGTATTTCATTGTTTTGGTGGAAGTGTTGAAGAGGCTCGTAGGGTAAGTGATTTGGGAATGTATCTTGGGTTAGGAGGTGTAACAACCTATAAAAAGAGCAATCTTCCGGATATATTGAATCAATTTGGATTAAATCGAATTGTTTTGGAAACAGATGCTCCATATTTGACACCAGTTCCGCATCGCGGAAAACGAAATGAATCAGCATATATTCCGATTATCGGATCACGAATCGCAGAAATCTTAAGTTTGGATATTCGCGAAGTTTCCCTAATCACTACTAAGAATGCTAAGGAAGTTTTTAAGTTGTAA
- a CDS encoding CRTAC1 family protein, whose protein sequence is MSKKNIDMPGLRLIFLGLSLFFISKYSILAQINFVPLELGRSWNSGSSLASVDINGDLLPDLVSIHQGVELWIGLNTGDLRFLWQKLDDDIDGIVWTINIADIDNNGFNDIIVAGEQFGILLFSQNINGFTKSVIDKTPFFSQASTLYDLDKNGYLDLTICDELAKTRLYLNPFPAPFKRDTTFINFKIKEKDSEAGNYGCIWSDIDDDNDPDLYISRCRPDVKDSTDRRRRNLFYHNVNGTFIEEADLRNIGSLDQSWTSDIADLDGDGLLDLVVLNHYSPSIIYRQTPDHHFINATKTSGFNYQGIGIQISLQDFDNDMDIDILIAGDKTELWLNDGTMNFSVSKGSFFNNIISTFSIADFNQDGALDLNASFADLINSPNIIRDRIFLGSKNKNNFIGFTLQGKQSNRNGIGCKINLFVNGIKQFRELRCGESFGIQNTHQLHFGLGMNNIVDSMIVEWPNGTINRYYQLNPNQYYVIYESGCLNNTIPIYPSGHQILCDTANVKLAVQSNLKNIEWNTGEQSDTIRVNNPGIYFYKAIDQKSCPIISNSIYVEYNPIEHPKLNVSDHIILCHDDQLELSVPGYTDILWQDMIKTPVISITQAGAYFALVKGQCASYLTDTLTVQKVNEVRAPLVRDTTINTKKIIQLESNLENTKWFSNFSDTIPLYKGKKFQTPLIEKNTQYWIESYVKQNYPTFNAGLYEPEYQFIPYHAQTLNGGLFFKVNEDCTLDSVTLYTDREGIRRIVLKDDLGKSIDSIDVELNEEKNRIALNFRLQKNQRNYFLTTSTQWNKQRFLNNTPWLFRSNINLFYPIQLNGICTIISSASGESEYHYFYDWKLTRDPKECTSDRIPVQINLNTISTSEISNKVDNYLSFQNRNIFIKNKEDIVYFSIYDIRGAECIKVINPTLNKYSCEHLCSGFYFIQYQLKGDQHLKTARLIVD, encoded by the coding sequence ATGAGTAAAAAAAACATTGATATGCCAGGATTACGATTGATATTTTTGGGTCTATCATTGTTTTTTATTAGTAAATATTCAATACTTGCTCAAATTAATTTTGTACCTCTTGAACTTGGGAGATCTTGGAATAGTGGTTCATCATTAGCGAGTGTGGATATAAATGGAGACCTTTTACCGGATTTGGTTTCAATTCATCAGGGTGTCGAACTTTGGATTGGACTTAACACAGGAGATTTAAGATTTCTTTGGCAAAAACTGGATGATGATATTGATGGTATAGTTTGGACTATAAATATTGCTGATATTGACAATAACGGTTTTAACGATATTATTGTTGCTGGAGAGCAATTTGGAATTTTGTTGTTTAGTCAGAATATAAATGGTTTTACGAAAAGCGTAATTGATAAAACGCCTTTTTTTTCTCAGGCTTCTACACTATATGACTTAGACAAAAATGGATATTTGGATCTGACCATCTGTGACGAATTAGCTAAAACCAGATTATACCTTAATCCATTTCCAGCACCATTCAAACGTGATACTACATTTATTAATTTCAAAATTAAAGAAAAAGATAGTGAAGCGGGAAATTATGGATGTATTTGGTCAGACATTGATGATGACAATGATCCAGATTTATATATTTCCAGATGCAGGCCCGATGTAAAGGATTCAACAGATCGCAGAAGAAGAAATCTATTCTATCATAATGTCAATGGCACTTTTATTGAAGAAGCAGATTTAAGAAATATTGGGAGTTTGGACCAAAGTTGGACTAGTGATATTGCAGATTTGGATGGTGATGGATTATTAGATTTAGTTGTTCTAAATCATTATTCTCCAAGCATCATTTATCGTCAAACTCCGGACCACCATTTTATTAATGCCACCAAAACTTCAGGTTTTAATTATCAAGGTATAGGAATACAAATATCATTACAAGATTTTGATAATGATATGGACATTGATATTTTAATTGCCGGAGATAAAACTGAACTTTGGTTGAATGATGGCACAATGAATTTTAGTGTTTCTAAGGGAAGTTTTTTTAATAATATAATCAGTACATTTAGCATTGCCGACTTTAACCAAGACGGCGCTTTGGATTTAAATGCTTCATTTGCTGATTTAATTAATTCACCGAATATCATCAGAGATAGAATCTTCCTTGGCAGTAAAAACAAAAATAATTTTATAGGATTTACATTACAAGGAAAACAATCCAATCGAAATGGAATTGGATGCAAAATCAATCTATTTGTAAATGGAATTAAACAATTTAGAGAGTTGCGGTGTGGAGAATCTTTTGGCATTCAAAACACACACCAGTTGCATTTTGGTTTAGGAATGAATAATATTGTGGATAGTATGATTGTGGAATGGCCGAATGGAACAATAAATAGATATTATCAATTGAATCCAAATCAATATTATGTTATTTACGAGTCAGGGTGTTTAAATAACACTATCCCTATATATCCAAGTGGACATCAAATCCTATGCGATACTGCAAACGTTAAACTAGCAGTCCAATCTAATTTAAAAAACATTGAATGGAATACCGGTGAACAATCCGATACCATCAGAGTAAACAATCCTGGAATTTATTTCTATAAGGCAATAGATCAAAAATCTTGTCCGATAATTTCCAATAGTATTTATGTAGAATACAATCCAATAGAACATCCCAAACTGAATGTGTCTGACCATATTATTTTATGCCATGATGATCAATTGGAATTGAGTGTTCCAGGTTATACAGATATACTTTGGCAAGACATGATTAAAACTCCGGTAATAAGCATTACACAAGCAGGTGCCTATTTTGCACTAGTTAAAGGACAATGTGCATCTTATTTAACAGATACTTTGACCGTTCAAAAAGTTAATGAAGTACGAGCCCCACTTGTAAGGGACACCACCATCAACACAAAAAAAATAATTCAATTGGAATCGAATCTTGAAAATACAAAATGGTTTTCTAATTTTTCTGATACAATTCCACTCTATAAAGGAAAAAAATTTCAAACTCCATTGATAGAAAAAAATACTCAATACTGGATTGAAAGTTACGTCAAGCAAAATTATCCGACATTCAATGCCGGACTATACGAACCCGAATATCAATTTATTCCTTATCATGCACAAACATTAAATGGTGGACTTTTTTTTAAAGTAAATGAAGATTGTACACTTGATTCCGTAACTCTTTACACAGATCGTGAAGGTATCAGAAGAATAGTATTAAAAGATGATTTAGGTAAATCAATTGATTCGATTGATGTAGAATTGAATGAAGAAAAAAATAGAATAGCCCTTAACTTCAGACTTCAAAAAAATCAACGCAACTATTTTTTAACCACAAGTACCCAATGGAATAAACAACGTTTTCTAAATAATACACCTTGGCTGTTCAGATCCAATATCAATCTATTCTATCCAATCCAACTCAATGGAATTTGTACAATTATATCTTCAGCTTCAGGGGAATCTGAGTATCATTATTTTTATGATTGGAAACTAACACGTGATCCAAAGGAATGTACCAGTGATCGCATACCAGTACAAATCAATTTGAACACCATATCAACTTCAGAAATTTCTAACAAAGTTGATAATTACCTGTCTTTTCAAAATCGAAATATCTTTATAAAAAACAAAGAGGACATTGTATATTTTAGTATTTATGATATCAGAGGTGCCGAATGTATAAAAGTAATAAACCCAACGCTAAATAAATATTCATGTGAACATCTCTGTTCCGGTTTCTATTTCATTCAATATCAACTGAAAGGAGACCAACATTTAAAAACAGCAAGGTTAATAGTCGATTGA
- a CDS encoding gliding motility-associated C-terminal domain-containing protein, whose translation MEKRFDIQTILICLICIALNYNCLAQGCDLKVNAGPDRFTCDPSEVLQLNGNVNSNYPTNFEWVPATGLSDPYSLNPTVTMPPGKYKYKLKAETMSNELIFNGDFEAGPVGYTTDFNLISPHGTWMPRDYGVGDSPTLFDGSLANCTGNGNFFIGKAYGTSGAQLWCQTIATKPGEVFLFKFKAQKYNKVGTALYLKAEANGKVLGESVYIPVCRWAEFSTCFVATSNSTTICITDSRGSTSAFGLDDISLIEKCKDEDEVEVEFVDLRAKLKAFPVPTCSSQEYTITALESVTPKSPNLKYIWTKSNGGNIITNYGSVIKAKGSGTYHVKIIYTSNLGMCEDETDITIDIPDQLDGTLEVIGKANCDKDTFLLSGLVTSGTGTYTYSWSPASNIISGQGTPFAKAINPGKYSLKIVDVNTNCDFIATVKVDADNSLPQGIITGDTIIDCTKPFVTLNSTPNDTSIYEWMWITSDQKTLKNISTIDINKSGEVKLVITDKKSRCQDTAYWLINENTDFPKIDLGNDLSLDCKNTEFDVLPKQDFQQGLFIYEWKLPSGKIELDSGLYDKKIYQSGKVYLKVKNLDNNCETLDSINVSDLRSNPTVALSNPGPIDCRSLSVKINATTKSLNEKISWSTKNGNIVGGTSSHSIVVNKGGKFYIEVEDTIGHCIITDSISVIEDLNTPVVKINADTIFNCKDVQKTIDASGSSDYDNLKFIWSGNGVIDAGLGTNKIIVSSAGTYKLTIIDTTNGCMDTKQVTINPDLNIPVAVISKPAVLNCKVTSVQLNSTASSTSGNTLKYSWTSAQNHPIGNSNTPTPDITKPGTYILTVEDIINGCSTFQSIDVGIDTLTPIVDLGNDQLWNCSTKDILLNIQNNTQGLNYSYNWSTSNGLILGSTNQKNITAGSHGTYRLTVIDQNNFCSSFKEINIKDDRVLPVAVGTTSDILTCIKKNALLEATGSSSGTNMQYIWKNANGQVIGNTDKITVSTIGKYTLEVMDMTNNCNNSTIVEVFENVQVPSIDAGQAQLLTCKLLELDLNGNINTPNNNYSIQWSTLNGLIVSGSKTLSPKVNQEGDYTLTVTDLNNGCISSDVVSVSKDKNVPSDIDFEVNNPKCVNYPGQLSKIKVSGGKPNYSYYLDGNQIDINADINVQVGNHQLKVIDDNGCEITDALTVIAPVPLVVDLKPEVVLFQGDPFVLTPQYSIPIDSIDTYDWNPSEQLDCNNCPYPKITDNQKDQQYSVTITDKNGCTATATIRIKVEERGIWVPNVFSPGGDGVNDSFYPIVKTDSYKWIRYMRIFDRWGEMIWTNEHFEPNTPVNGWNGTFRGDKINPGVYVWILEVEWKNGVVQKLFGDVTLLK comes from the coding sequence ATGGAAAAAAGATTTGACATTCAGACAATATTAATTTGTCTAATTTGTATTGCATTAAATTACAATTGCTTAGCACAAGGTTGTGATCTTAAAGTCAATGCAGGACCGGACCGATTTACTTGTGATCCTTCTGAAGTATTACAATTAAATGGGAATGTTAACTCTAACTATCCCACGAATTTTGAATGGGTCCCAGCTACAGGATTAAGCGATCCTTATAGCTTAAATCCGACAGTAACCATGCCTCCTGGCAAGTATAAATACAAACTCAAGGCAGAAACCATGAGTAACGAACTGATATTTAATGGAGATTTCGAAGCAGGACCTGTTGGATATACCACGGATTTTAATTTGATTTCCCCACATGGAACTTGGATGCCCAGAGATTATGGTGTTGGTGACAGTCCAACGCTTTTTGATGGTTCTTTAGCTAATTGCACCGGGAATGGAAATTTTTTCATTGGAAAAGCATATGGAACATCCGGAGCTCAATTGTGGTGTCAAACCATTGCCACAAAACCAGGTGAGGTCTTTCTATTTAAATTTAAGGCCCAAAAATATAATAAAGTTGGTACTGCCCTTTATCTCAAAGCTGAGGCAAATGGAAAAGTACTGGGAGAATCTGTTTATATTCCTGTTTGCCGATGGGCAGAATTTTCAACATGTTTTGTTGCGACTAGTAATTCAACAACAATATGTATTACAGATTCCAGAGGTTCCACTAGTGCATTTGGCTTAGACGATATTTCACTCATTGAAAAATGCAAGGATGAGGATGAGGTTGAAGTTGAATTTGTTGATCTTAGAGCTAAACTAAAGGCTTTTCCAGTGCCAACATGTTCTTCACAAGAATATACCATTACAGCACTTGAATCTGTTACTCCCAAAAGTCCAAATCTTAAGTACATATGGACCAAATCTAATGGAGGAAATATCATCACCAATTATGGTAGTGTAATTAAAGCTAAAGGCTCTGGTACATACCATGTTAAAATAATTTATACTTCTAATTTAGGAATGTGCGAAGATGAAACTGATATTACCATCGATATTCCTGATCAATTAGATGGAACGCTTGAAGTAATTGGAAAAGCGAATTGCGATAAAGATACGTTTCTATTATCAGGGCTTGTAACAAGTGGAACAGGTACCTATACCTATAGCTGGAGTCCAGCCTCAAATATTATTTCTGGCCAAGGCACACCTTTTGCAAAAGCTATTAATCCAGGAAAATACAGTCTGAAGATAGTAGATGTCAATACTAATTGTGACTTTATCGCTACTGTAAAAGTAGATGCTGATAATAGTCTACCTCAAGGAATTATTACTGGCGATACTATAATAGATTGCACTAAACCATTTGTAACATTAAACTCTACACCAAACGATACAAGTATTTATGAATGGATGTGGATTACTTCAGATCAAAAAACTCTTAAAAACATATCAACTATTGATATCAATAAATCTGGAGAAGTTAAATTAGTAATAACTGATAAAAAATCAAGATGTCAGGATACAGCCTATTGGCTAATTAATGAAAATACAGATTTTCCAAAAATTGATCTCGGCAATGATCTCAGTCTTGATTGCAAAAATACTGAATTCGATGTACTGCCTAAGCAAGACTTTCAACAGGGTTTATTTATTTATGAATGGAAATTGCCAAGTGGAAAAATAGAATTGGATTCAGGATTGTATGACAAAAAAATTTACCAATCAGGTAAAGTTTATTTGAAAGTAAAAAACCTTGATAATAATTGTGAAACTCTGGATTCCATTAATGTATCCGACCTAAGATCAAATCCAACAGTTGCATTATCTAATCCGGGTCCTATAGATTGCAGGTCTCTTAGTGTAAAAATAAATGCTACCACTAAATCACTTAATGAAAAAATATCCTGGTCTACTAAAAATGGCAACATCGTAGGTGGCACCTCATCCCATTCAATTGTCGTGAATAAAGGAGGCAAATTTTATATTGAAGTAGAAGACACCATTGGGCATTGTATCATTACTGATAGCATCTCAGTTATTGAAGATCTTAATACTCCAGTTGTTAAAATAAATGCAGATACCATATTTAATTGTAAAGACGTTCAGAAAACTATTGATGCCTCGGGGTCATCTGATTATGACAACTTAAAATTCATTTGGTCAGGTAATGGTGTGATCGATGCTGGTCTTGGTACTAATAAAATAATTGTTAGTTCTGCCGGAACCTATAAATTAACCATTATTGATACCACTAATGGATGTATGGATACGAAACAAGTAACTATAAATCCTGACCTAAATATTCCGGTAGCTGTAATTAGTAAACCCGCAGTTTTAAATTGTAAAGTAACTTCTGTACAATTGAATTCAACTGCAAGTTCAACCAGTGGCAACACATTAAAATATAGCTGGACCTCTGCACAAAACCATCCAATAGGAAATTCAAACACACCAACACCTGATATCACAAAACCGGGTACTTATATCTTAACAGTAGAAGATATCATTAATGGATGTTCTACTTTCCAATCCATAGATGTTGGCATTGATACCCTTACTCCAATAGTAGATTTAGGTAACGATCAATTGTGGAATTGCTCGACAAAAGATATTTTACTTAATATTCAAAACAACACTCAAGGATTAAACTATTCCTACAATTGGTCGACAAGTAATGGTTTGATTCTTGGATCAACGAATCAAAAAAACATAACAGCCGGCTCACATGGAACTTATAGATTAACGGTCATTGATCAAAATAATTTCTGTTCAAGTTTCAAAGAAATTAATATAAAAGATGACAGAGTCCTACCAGTAGCCGTAGGAACCACAAGTGATATTCTTACTTGCATTAAGAAAAATGCACTACTTGAAGCCACCGGCTCTAGTTCAGGAACTAACATGCAATACATATGGAAAAATGCCAATGGACAGGTTATTGGAAATACAGATAAAATTACTGTTTCAACCATCGGGAAATACACTCTAGAAGTTATGGATATGACCAATAACTGTAATAATTCAACTATTGTTGAAGTGTTTGAAAATGTCCAAGTTCCTTCTATCGACGCTGGACAAGCTCAATTGCTTACATGCAAATTATTAGAACTGGATTTAAACGGAAATATCAATACACCAAATAACAATTATTCTATACAATGGAGTACTTTGAATGGCTTGATTGTAAGTGGATCAAAAACCTTATCCCCTAAAGTTAATCAGGAAGGGGATTATACATTAACTGTAACTGATCTGAATAATGGTTGTATCTCAAGTGATGTAGTAAGTGTAAGTAAAGATAAAAATGTTCCGAGTGATATTGATTTCGAAGTCAATAATCCAAAATGTGTAAACTATCCTGGACAGCTTTCAAAAATTAAAGTTAGTGGCGGCAAGCCCAATTATTCTTACTATCTCGATGGCAATCAAATTGATATTAACGCAGATATCAATGTACAGGTTGGGAACCATCAACTAAAAGTAATAGATGACAATGGCTGCGAAATCACCGATGCATTAACCGTTATTGCTCCGGTTCCTTTAGTTGTTGATCTTAAACCAGAGGTCGTGTTGTTTCAAGGAGATCCATTTGTTTTAACACCTCAATATTCCATCCCTATTGATTCAATTGACACTTACGATTGGAATCCATCAGAACAATTAGATTGTAATAACTGTCCATATCCTAAGATTACAGATAATCAAAAAGATCAGCAATACAGTGTTACCATTACTGATAAAAATGGATGTACTGCGACTGCAACTATTCGAATTAAGGTTGAAGAAAGAGGTATTTGGGTACCCAATGTATTTAGTCCAGGTGGTGATGGTGTGAATGACTCATTCTATCCTATAGTTAAGACAGATTCTTATAAATGGATTAGGTATATGCGCATTTTTGATCGTTGGGGAGAAATGATATGGACCAATGAACATTTTGAACCCAACACGCCCGTAAATGGATGGAACGGAACTTTTCGTGGTGACAAAATAAATCCAGGTGTCTACGTCTGGATTTTGGAAGTAGAATGGAAAAATGGTGTTGTTCAAAAATTATTTGGCGATGTAACTTTGCTTAAGTAA